tgatgaataatattatattaatgttttataatattttatatttgtttttaatacttgtgtataatatttatttaaggttaataagtatataatttcataaactaaattattgtaacattcatcataattgaatcatataattttttaaattctaaattaccataatttaactttaaaaaaaaagggacttatgtttttctagcaaaattgttacttattttatttcttacaatgcatttttattttatgaagataaataaatttatcagtcttcaattggattcaagatgaataatggagatatgtgcattttggatagtgccacaactcatacgatattaaaagaaaagaaatatttttgtcatttgattatgaaaaaggcctatgtcaatacaatatctggtagtacaaaattaattgaaggctctggaaaagcagccttattactacctggaggaacgatattaataattgataatgcattatattgtagtaagtctcaaagaaacttgttaagtttcaaggttattcgccaaaatggctatcatattgagactgcaaatgaaggaaaggttgaatacctttatattactacaataaatatggagaagaaaattgtgcacgaaaaattatctgcactttcttctggattgtaccatacaaatattggtactgttgaatcacatgccattgtaaacaaaaggcttactgattctaatgattttatcatttggcatgaccggttgggccatcccggttataatatgatgcgcagaattattgagaattcacatggacacactttgaagaatcagaaaattctttaatctaaggaattctcttgtgttgcttgttcccaaggaaaactgattatcaaaccatcagcaactaaggttgggattgaatcccctgcgtttctggaacgtatacagggtgatatatgtgggccaattcacccttcatgtggaccatttaaatattatatggtcttgatagatgcatctacaagatggtcacatgtgtgcttattatcaactcgcaacatggcttttgcgagattgttagctcaaattataaggttaagagcacaatttccagattatgcaataaagacaattcgtcttgataatgctggtgaattcacatctcaatcatttaatgattattgtatgtcgattggaataaaaattGAGCATCCagtcgctcatgtacatactcaaaatggtctagcagaatcattgattaaacgcctccaatggatagctagaccattgctaatgaggacaaaacttcctatttcagtatgggggcatgctattttgcatgcagcagcacttgtgcgcataaggccaacaaattatcatgaattttccccattacagttggcgtttggaagggagccaaatatattccatcttagaatatttgagtgtgcggtatatgtcccaattgctccaccgcaccgcacaaagatgggtccccaaagaagattgggaatatatgttgggtatgaatctccttctattataaaatatctggaacctatgactggagatttatttacggcaagattcgctgattgtcattttgatgaatcagtatacccaacattagggggagaacataagcagttgaaaaatgagatagattggaattcattgtcactatctcatttagatcctcgaacaaatcaatgtgagcaagaagttcaaaagatgatttatttacaGAATATtacaaatcaactgccggatgcatttactaaccttccacgggttactaaatcgcatatcccagctgctaatgctcaagttcgagttgatgtcccgataggacaacttattcaggcaaatgagtctaaaccacGCTTGTCCCGATAGGACAACttattcaggcaaatgagtctaaaccatgcttaaaacgtggaagaccatttggttccaaagataaaaatcctcgaaaaaggaaaggaataaatgatcaagatgatcataatttggaggcgagtgctcaaAAAGAGCCCaaagacacaacaaatggtgataccaccgaggagtttcaagtacctgaaaataatgagaatgaagaaatctcaataagttatgccTCGACAGAAAAATGATAgaaccgaaatgatattgtggtcgataatatttttgcttataatgttgccattgaaataatgcaacaagataaggatcttgaaccaaaatctgtcgatgaatgcagacagagaaatgattggccaagatggaaggatgcaattcaagcagagttaaattcacttgaaaaacgtgaagttttcgaatcaatagttcgaacacctgaagatgtcaagccagtagggcacaaatgggtttttatgcgtaaacgaaatgaaaagggtgaagtcgtaagatataaagcacgacttgtagcccaaggtttttcgcaaagacctggcattgactatatggaaacatattcccctgtggtggatgcaattactttcaggtatctaatgaatttggcagttcataaaaagcttgaaatgcacttaatggacgtggtcactgcctatttatatggttcattggaccacgacatttttatgaaaattcccgaagggttcaaagtgcctgaagcatacaaggattctcgagaaaattgctcaataaaacttcaaaaatccttgtacgggttgaaacaatcaaggcgaatgtggtacaatcgtcttagcgaatatttgctaaaagaaggatataaaaatgatccaatttgcccttgtgtctttatgagaaggtctggatctgaatttgtcataatagcagtatatgttgatgatttgaatattattggaactacagaagaactttcaaatgcagtaaaatgtctgaaaaaggagtttgaaatgaaagaccttggaaagacaaaattttgtcttggtctacaaattgaacattttacaaataggatatttgtccatcagtcaacatatactgaaaatattttaaagagattttatatggataaagcacacccattgagtactccaatggttgtgagatatcttgatattaatacagatccgtttcggccttatgaaaatgatgaaaaacttattggtgctgaaataccataccttagtgcaattggtgcattaatgtatcttgccaacaattctagaccagatatagctttctcagtaaacttgttagcaagatttagttcttcaccaacacgcagacactggaatggaattaagcatatattcagataccttcgaggtaccattgatatgagattgttttactcaaatgattccacgtcacaattgatcggttatgcagatgcgggatatttatctgatccccataaaggtcgatcgcaaacaggctatttatttacatgtggtggtacagctatatcatggcgttcaacaaagcaaactatggttgccacttcctcaaatcatgcagagataatagttattcgtgaagcaagtcgagaatgtgtttggttaagatcaataactgaacacattcaagaaacatgtggtctttctttgacaaaagacgctccaacaatattgtatgaagacaatgctgcatgtatagctcaactgaagggaggatacatcaaaggagacagaacaaaacatatttcaccaaaattctttttcactcatgatcttcaaaagaagggtgaaatagatgtccaacaaattcgttcaagtgacaatttggcggatatgttcaccaaagcattgccaacttcaacctttgagaaaatgagatacaaaattggaatgcgtcgtcttcaagatattaagtgatattttcattagggggagcaaaatacgcgctgtactcttttttccttagtcaagattttgtcccactggattttcctgataaggtttttaatgaggcagcactcaaggcgtattatcagatatgtgtactctttttccttcattaggctttttcccactgggtttttcctaataagattttaacgaggcacatttctcgtggacatccaagggggagtattatcaaccaagtaaaatggttgtccacttaaaatggtggatagtccatttactttttaagtgggtaaattgcccactaatattttcctccacttgtaaatatgactataaatatagccttaaacttcaatgtaaaaacacacaaaacatataaaagaagagaattactattactctctctatattactactctctctattaatactttctatattattctcttgttcttctttttttataaaattgtcaagtaagTTTCAATTGGTGAAAGACGATCCCCTTAAGGTGGATGTAAAGGAGCCAGAGGTTCCGGGTTCGATACCCCGTAGCACTGCAGTGTGAAGAGGGATTAAGGTGCGAACTGGCTGATCCTGACATAGACAATACCTGAATATGTGGGCCCtaagatatatataaataattacttTAGAAGAGACCTAATAACGAAATTAAGTagtgaatttaaaaaatatttttctttggaCTAAATTTCAAATGTCTTCACCAAAGGCAACAGGGTGGTAACGTGTATGGCAAAAAAACCAAAGTCATTGTTTAGTGGTCAACAAAACAAACACATAGTCAATCAATTAGAGAAAAAGAATACAGCAATTTGTAGGACCTGAAATTAACCCAAATactctaataataataataataataataataataataataattacaaagACTAGATTCTCTTGTTGTAGTCCGAAATGGACAACACCAAGAAACAGGGCATCGAAAGTATAAACAAACTAAGTCAAACATTAAGTTCTACTAAAACAATATAATAAACAAGACTTATGTACAAATGTGTAGTGTTCTAAAACCAATTTCTATGTATCATAGATTTGCTAGCCTGCCTGCCTTTCCCTCTAATCTTCCACCAAACAAATTATATAAagttccaattttttttctaattgttgAAAACGGTGGGTAAATATGGGACCCCCAAACAGCCAACTAAGCTCAACTATAACAACTACTATCACCAAATCCTTTCATTTTCAGTAATCTTTAAGCTATGTATGTACACCAAATCTGTTTTGATGATAATTTTTGTTCAAGAAAATGACTTGATCAATCCCAAATTGTAGAGATTCTTCCTTACAATGCTACCAAGTGAGAGCAACATTGCCCCACCAACACCCCCTGTGGGCTCTTCCCTCTCCTCTGCCTTTTGATGATAGATCAATGGCAATTCCTTCACTTTCAAGTCACTCAATCCAATCTTCTGCCTAACAGCCTCGATGATCTTCGAATCAGCTGGATTTCCAATAGCATCTGTTACATAGAACACATTCAGAGCTGTGTTATCACTTGTTGTCGATATCTCAGCCCTTGTCACATTTAAGCCATTCTCACGGAAAGTTCGTGTTACATCAGCTAATAGTCCTTGCTTGTCTCCGGTGCACAACTCCAGCCTCACTCCCTGTAATCCAAAAATTAACGTATTAATGAACGTATTCTCATTAATGTTCTTTTAAAACAAGAGTAAATAGGGCATCAACAGCATACCTCAGATGCTCTTCGCTCTATTGCAGCTTGTAGGCATAGAATGACGCGCTGTTTTTCAGCTTCTGAACTAATTGGGCTTCCATCGGTGTGCCTAATGAAGAATTCCTGAGACAAAATTGTAATACAAGTTTAGCATATCTGTACATTCCTTGAACTACTACGAAAAAAGCAAGGACAAGTAGGTGAAGGAATATATACCGAGTGTACTCTGTCCCCTGCTGTATTAAGTGTGGCATGGAACACAACATACTGCATATCCGTCATGGTGCAAACAATATCAAACAAAAGCTTAGGTCGATCCTTGCAGTGAATATTTATAACGGAATAACCCTTTTCCAAGCAATTCAACACTGATACAATAGGGTTATCGTTAGTCCTAATAATTGGCTTCCTTTCATAATCGCGATCTGTAAACATCATCTGGTGAAGCCTTCTTTCTGTGTGCGTAACAGCCACAGAAACCGATGTTTTAGCACTACGGATATCATTATCCCCCTTGAGCACATTCCTTAAACGAGCTTCAATCGTGTCAATCTTCTCAGTGTCCTCAATCGGGGACCCTGAATCCCGTTccttaacataaataagggATGCAATTCGACCATTGTGAGTCCACACCTTAGCTTCAACAACATTGCATTCTAATTCCGAGAGTACTGCAAAAACCTCCGATAATAGACCGATTCGATCCGTCCCGGTTAACTCCAGTGCTGTCAAACCATCAATACACTTTGCACTTGCAAAATGAATTGTCCCTAATGACTGTTCAACAaataaaaaagtttaaaattaatcCAAACATGTAAAATCTAGATTAACATAATAAACCAttcattaaaaagaaaattaagtaCCTGTTCAATGTAACTAATGACACTTTCGTCAGTTAATTTGTTTCCATCCAAGTCAGTAACGTGAAACACTGTACATTAAAAAACCAGTTGAAACGGTAAAAAATTAGTACAAATATTCAACgggttaaaaaaattaatattagagaaaaaattaagcAAATCAGCTAACGTACGcctgatattttatttattcctaaaGAATAAATTATCTGCTTAACGTGCGCAGTTAAGAAGTGCGCACTTTagccaaaaaagggtatttccGTAAAATGCGCTCACCGTCCATAAACCACCGGCCGTCCGACGAGATGTAAGCCTTTTTGATGGAAAGATTCAGATCGGTAAGAACTTGAACTGCTTCTAGAAGAATTCCATGTTTTCTCGCACTATCAACctgttttaaaattaataataatcacataattaaaaattaaacccaaaaatagtggactaattaaaaatatctattACTTGGTCAAAATTTCCAGCAAATTCGAAGAAGGTGGCTTACCATAACGCGAGTGGAATTTGAACAACCGGCATTGTCGATCATGACCCTGTTAGAAAAAAACAGTGATAGAGACTGTTCAGAAAGTCCACTAAGGGattgtttttcaaaattttgaaatttgaaaatggATAAATTTATCACGAGGAAAAGTCAATTTGAAGAATGGTATAATGAAGACTAGAAGACTATGGAAAGAGGAAAAGTCAGAGTAACTTGTGgaagaagaaaaatcaaattatattaACTAAATATACACTGATAATTCTgcttaaattttgaattagaCGCAAACTCTTCGGATTAACGTAAATATTGAGACAAAATCGTTTCCAGAAATAGAGAATATTGAGAAACAGAGACAATAATCATCTGTAATTTTTGCAAAAAGGAAAACATATTTAGGGAAAAAAGTAAAACCCAGGAAAAAACTTGaagaacccaaatcaaatcatggaAAAAAGGGGGAGTAAGACTGACCTTGGAGTAGTCATTCTGAAAACAAGCTTTTCATATTCATCCAAATAGGCAGGCCACTCCATATTTCCCCACTAAAAAATCACAGTAACAAAAATTTAAGGAAGATGTGTAGAGGGTTTTTCCGTTCTTAAACCCCTTAATACTAAACCACAAAATACCCAAAAACAACTCCAAAGAATAAGTCGTCGTCTACTTCTTCGTCGTCGTCGTTGTTGTTTCTCTCAGTATGTAAATTTTCTGGTATCACTGTGTATTTCTATGATCTTCGTCTCTCTACAAAATccactttctctctctataagtTTTTTTCCGGTGGAGATTTTACTTTCTCTCTCTACACTTTCACACAAGCACCGCAAAGCACGCTTTGCTACTTTCTCACCTCTCTCGCTGTCTTTCCCTAtttatatatagaaaaaaatgaagaaaattataataaataagttaatttaatttaatttattttacttgttttcGTTTAAGCAAAGAGTGGGCCGGGCGGTTCTTTCACATGCCCCGTCACTATTACCTGCCCGTGCCCGGACTGacctaatttttaaatttggtGGTGATTTTGTTagattgtgcacgaaaaataaTGGATTAATTTAACATCCATGAGGGGGGAAATAAATTCCCATGAATTCCAGACATATATGTGGtgttattattaaaataattattgatgaCTAAATTATGTTAGAATTTAAATGTATTATATTGTTAAAAATGTCACTTCACTtgtttaaaaatagaaaaaattctaTTAAAAGCAAAGCTTTCAAAAATCTATCATGCACTATGTGAATACAACTagtaaaattttgaagtttttttttcg
The genomic region above belongs to Solanum dulcamara chromosome 5, daSolDulc1.2, whole genome shotgun sequence and contains:
- the LOC129889927 gene encoding ACT domain-containing protein ACR8, translated to MEWPAYLDEYEKLVFRMTTPRVMIDNAGCSNSTRVMVDSARKHGILLEAVQVLTDLNLSIKKAYISSDGRWFMDVFHVTDLDGNKLTDESVISYIEQSLGTIHFASAKCIDGLTALELTGTDRIGLLSEVFAVLSELECNVVEAKVWTHNGRIASLIYVKERDSGSPIEDTEKIDTIEARLRNVLKGDNDIRSAKTSVSVAVTHTERRLHQMMFTDRDYERKPIIRTNDNPIVSVLNCLEKGYSVINIHCKDRPKLLFDIVCTMTDMQYVVFHATLNTAGDRVHSEFFIRHTDGSPISSEAEKQRVILCLQAAIERRASEGVRLELCTGDKQGLLADVTRTFRENGLNVTRAEISTTSDNTALNVFYVTDAIGNPADSKIIEAVRQKIGLSDLKVKELPLIYHQKAEEREEPTGGVGGAMLLSLGSIVRKNLYNLGLIKSFS